In Zingiber officinale cultivar Zhangliang chromosome 9B, Zo_v1.1, whole genome shotgun sequence, the genomic window GCTTACTCTCCGAAGGTCCCGACGGCCCCGACAAGTTCACTTTCCCATTCGCCATCAAGGCCGCCGCGGCGCTCTCCGCCCTCCGCGAAGGCGCCGCGCTCCACGGCATGGTCGTCAAGTCCCCTTTTTTTAGCTCCGACATTTTCATCCTCAACACGCTCGTCCACTTCTACGCGGCGTGTGGCGATTCCAGTCTTGCCCTCGGGGTGTTCGACAATATCCCGTCCCGAGACGTCGTGTCCTGGAATTCCATGATCACTGCTTTCGCGCTGGGAGACCGCTGGGACGACGCTCTGCGATTGTTCGAGGAGATGCAGCGGGAGAACGTGAGGCCCGACGACGTCACCATGGTCAGCGTCGCTTCCATCTGTGGGAAAAAGTGTGACTTGGAACTCGGAAGGCGCATCCATGCTTACATCCAGCGAAATGATGACATCGAGGCAAGCTCAATACTCGACAACGCTTTGCTCGACATGTACGTGAAGTGCGGAAGCTTGGAGGACGCAGAGTTGCTTTTCCAGAGCATGGACACGAAGGACTCCATCTCCTGGACTACCATGCTTGTTAGGCATTGCCTACGACCTCGAGCCCTTCAGGGAGGTAGGGAACGCGCTCCTCCTCTCCGGCGGCAGCGAGGGCATCGTCGCGTCCCGCCTCGACGCCCTTGGTCCCCTACGGATCGGAGATGGTCGGGCTTACATCAAGTAactattttatttctttattcttcAGCTGCTTCGTGACTTGGTTTTTTCTCGTGGTTGAATTGCATTGTGAGGATCCGGCTGCAAATTCCATTTTTAGACGTGATTTTAATGAAACCGGTCATTTTTAGCTCCTAGCACGTTTCCTTCCTTTTGTATTGGGCATTTGTCGCCATAAGTTACTGTGGATCTTCTGTGATCTATCAGAAGTTAGGGTTCATAGATTTTTGTAGATTGAAAGCGGTTGGGATTGCAAGATACCAGTTTGACTGGAGTTTACTTAGCTTTTAGTGCTGCTCGCTTTTGCATTGTTTCATTATTGGGATAGTTCACCACCTGCAGAGACCTATGTCATGCTGTTAGAGAGATTTTGAAAGGCTAATTCACTTTCGTAGCTTGTTTTGTTTAATTCTAGATGGATCAATCACTAACTTGTGCTATAGATAGAGATCAAACTATCGTTTTGCTTATGAATTTTACATATTTATAATATACTTCAACAGATATTAGCTTGACTAGGTGTACTAATcaattgtttatttttttcaaactGCATGAAATCATCTTTGATAGTTTCATTACTTTGGCATGGTGGTTTTGCAGATAATAAAGACTTCTCAGAATGTGAGACCATCTCTCCCTCAATTATGTTATCAACTCTTTCAGCAATGGATTCTTGAGCTGCAAGCAAGCACGCATGATTTATTAAATATTGAGAGCCAGGGGAAATCATCAGATTTAGATAATCAGTTCAGGAACTCTAACTGCTCCCTGGGATGACTTGCAGATTGGTAACCTTGGAAAGGATGTGAAGGTGGATTATTGAAACCTACATCAAATGCATCAGCTTCATCAGCAATGTTTCTAGGTTCCAAACCCCACGACAGTAGTGGTCATCTTCATTTAGGTCAGAATTGTGACCAGCATTCATAGAGTTCACTGATGATACTTGCGTAGCATCTAATTGCTTCCCTATGTTTGTTACAGGAAGTGTTAAATTCTCTTTTTAAGAAACGACATGCATACTTACTGCATGGGTATGACTCAAAAAGGAAACATCATGCTGCTGCATGGTTGAACGAGGTTCATGAATGTGGGAGCTGATATGCTCATCCTCCATTTTTTTATATGGTTATTTTCTACAGTATTGAATTTGTGGGTGAGTATCTTGTCATACATCTGCTAATAACACGTTGATTGTACTATAATTAATTAGCCAAATTGTCACTAAGTGTTCTTAACTAAGAGGTACTATGCTTATAAGTAGGATATATATTCTTTGCCTCCTATTTTAAAGTACAACTCTTCTCAAGCATGGTATTTGCTTACCCGTTTTATATGATCAGACACACATGGTGTTTGTATCCTTCTTCTTCTGCCCTCAAACATGTGTTTCATTCTTTGCTTGatcaagggttttttttttttttaaaaaaaaatagatctagCTCCTGCAAATACATTATTCTTTAACTTGGACGAGTTTGGTGGTTCATATTATACTGTAATATCTTGTAATATTTCACTACAAGATTGTTTATTGTTTCATTCGTGACTTGTATATCTTAAATTTGAGATGTTATTATGCCAAATTTCATCTTGCTTTCTTTACTTAAATGTATCTGGTTGAACTTcctttttacataattttttattGGTCTTTATTTCTTGCTCCTCACTTATTCTTTTATTGGAAATCTCAGTAGTCTTTGCagtaacatttttttattttttatttttatcagagGGTAGATGCATCCACTGACTGGAGGGAGTTAACTACCTCAGAGGGTCAAATGTATGCACTGATTTCTCGCTCTAACAATTTCTTCTAGTTTTCTAAGTTCCTCAATCGAGCAGTATTGTTTTTATTCCAGTggtaaaattatttgtatttgttgtagATATTACTATAACACGGCCACAAAGCAATCCCAATGGACAATTCCTGATGATCTTAAGGTTTTAGCTagctttttcatttttatttcatCTGTTATATATTTTTATCCTGTTATAGTTTTACGCCAATCCCTAAACATGGCTTTATGTAAGCAGATAAGATAATTTTAACTCGCAGTTTGATTTTAGGTAGTCCGAGAGCAggtagagaacactgttgctaaTCAAATGAGACAGAAACGATTGCAACTGTTATTTCAATCGTTGATtctgtttggatttcttattcCTCCAATCGTGCTGCTTGCATTAGGACAAGGACTAAGTGCACTTGTCTTCGTAGTGTACAGGTACCTTATTGCCATGCTCATCTTGGCTCCTCTTGCTTATGTGCTCGAAAGGTTCAAGGAGCATGTCTCATTAGAATTGTTGAGAATAAGATATATGACTACAAATTGAATGTTTTTAAACTCATCTCATGGTTGTAGGAATCGAAGACCCAGCTTCTCATTTGGTGTCATGCTAAAAATATTCATTCTTGCTATGTTGGGTATAACAATTCAGCAAAATGTATACTACGTTGGACTCCATCTCATTTCTCCAACTGTTGCCAGTGCCTTGGGCAATGTCGTTCCTGCTTTTACTTTCTTATTGGCAATTGTACTGAGGTTGATTCAGATATTAATTCCAAGTAATTTTACAGTGAATTTAGTTCATTCAAATATCATTCTATATTTGGTCTTTTTTTGCTCAGGATGGAAAAGCTCAACTTGAAGACTGTAAGAGGGAGGGCCAAGCTTGCAGGGGCCATCTTCTGCATCACTGGTTCCCTGATCTTCACATTTTGGAAAGGTCATTTTGTTGGGGGCCTTTGTTACTTCACCTATGATCCAACTTCATTTCGAAAGTCCTGAGAAAGGCGATGCCTGGCTTAAAGGCTCTGCTCTTATGCTATTCGGCTATTTTACATGCAGTGTATCACTTGTTCTTCAGGTATTGCGTCAATGGTGTCCCTTGTGTTGTCACATGTATCGCTTTTGaagtaaaaagaatgtttgggtattttatggatattgttgtaagaagattatttatataatttgtgaatatttgtgtattttatggatattattgaatgaagaatatttgtacaatttgtgaatatttgtgtattttttttgttattgtcggttttaaaatcaaatctgtgctgttaaaatatatacatattacatcggttttccaccgatgtaaaaccggtgttataaagtaatattacatcggttttacaccgttgatgaaacagtatcgttaagtgatactacaccggttaataaccgattcgaagaccggtgtcgttaagtgatactacatcggttttaacccgatgtctaaaatggcagacttttaacatcggcttcatagacatcggtcgaaaatcaaatagacaccggtggaaaaccgatgtctatgagcgattttgttgtagtgtcataacaccatgtcctataagtcataagagcataacataacatcatgtcatataattcataaaaacatatcatatcatgaataggTGCATCATgcaaaatgtctttttaaaacatatgccatgtcaggtgcaagatgtctttaaacatatcttttaatacttaaacataatatcatcatcatgaggacccggcttgtaccacatacatacataaatgcgtgcaatccttaagacagggtagctagccccgaacctactagggatctagacccgttcatagtccgtcggcctaggggcgtactaaggagcccatccctttttactagacccgttcatagtccgtcggcctaggggcgcttatggagcccacccttggtacaagccatacaaagtaaaatacatgtcatgcatatcatatcatcataactgtcatatcttatcatcataaatgtcatgctcttgtcttatcatgaagagtgcttttaatcccaacttaagggaagcaacttttAGCCATttttttatcatatcataaggcatgcatacttgggcacatataTGTCGTGCATATAATATCATTATAACTGTCATATcttatcatcataaatgtcactTTCATGCcaggttcataagcttacataaatgagcatgcaacatatttgaaatcatacatacttAGGCTCAtagccatcataagaatcatttcatgcatggttcataagcatacataaatgagcatattacttgtcttaccctaaagcatgcatacttaagcataaaataCATCATAAGGGTCgtcatcatgcatggttcataagcatacttaaatgagcatataatgtatcttagggaaacataatcatacatggaaaacatccactagcatctcctaattcatatcatagtatgtgagacacctagcaaaatcataattgggtctctaaccctaattccatatagtggccgaaagttatcATGCTTACTTctaggttacaacaacatataagcttgtgaaccttaaatcaatttcatatcataaactataaagaatatcataagcataggtagtttaggttctatgcttcctaggccttttaacttagttgtggccgaacctttagagcatgaaactaagttctatacaagcataagaataccaagctaactccatatcatatcataagggaaatccATGAGCTTTCtaggtttaaatttaaactttcttgaaccctagaatatagtcatggccgaaagttcatgaaagggaaaagtaagctctaaccaacatacaagcataaatattgagttacattcatatcatatcatgagaagattcatgtgcatgctaggctttaaatttaacttccttgaaccctagaatgtATACATGGTCGAACCCTTACCATGAaggaaataaattctttttaagcaacatacaacataaatttctagccaagttcatatcatatcataagggagtctataagcatgttagattgggttttaagcttcttgaagccctaaaatctatcatggccgaaactttcaaggaaaggaaaataaatttccaagcaacatacaaacgtgaatacctagccaagttcttatcatatcataagggaaatctataagcatgttagattaggttttaagcttcttgaaaccctaaatatctataatggccgaaacttcaaggaaaagaaaataatttccaagcaacatactaacatgaatacctagccaagttcttatcatatcataagggaatctataagtatgttagattaggttttaagcttcttgaaaccctaaatatctatcatggccgaaacttcaaggaaaggaaaataaatttccaagcaacatacaaacatgaatacctacccaagttattatcatatcataagggagtctataagcatgttacaTTAGGTTTGAAGCTTCTTGAAGCCCTAgaatattcatggccgaaacatataaagaaggtgatcaagctctaaacaatatccaacataaatctctaactaagtccatatcataacataatgagatccatgagcctgctaaattaggtttggaattCAAGAAGGGatcctaggtttctttttctttttcccttaagcattctaaccttacGGAAATttcgtaaacaacttgtaccataggtgaggggatgcTTACCTCCTTGTGTTTGATTTACTAGGAGAAGAacccttgcttgtggagccttcctagagaggaaacCCTCTTGCTTGGTTTGGCAATGGTGTGGAGGAGGGagaggtttcggtggagaggaggagaaaaaaatgaaattctctctttcctttctccttttattccaaaggagaggaagaagacaacatgGATTTTGCCTTCCCTTTCCTTTTTCTCATCCATAATGAAGGGAGAATGCAAACTCCTCttttcattagagaggaagaaggcaactccaacttctctTACCAAGTGAAGGGAGTCTTTCCTTACTCTTAATTATTATGCCTCTTCCTTTTATAACAATTCTTTCTCTTGGTCTaatggttatcacatacatgtatctagtaaaaggtccaaggttcaaaccttggtcatctctttttggttccattttattatttttttacaaattcCCACCTGAGGCCTACTTTCTAACCATGCAAAATATATGAACTTGCTAGGAACcccatgggtgttacagtcccccatacctcataaaagttcgtcctcgaacttaaaatagctccgggtacttttggctcatgtcatcttctcgttcccatgTGGCTTcctcgaaccgttgattttgccacaggagcTTTACTAAGGGTGCCTCTTTGTTCTTTAGTCTTTTGATacttcgatccaatatctgaaccggtcgactttcataacttagATCCCCTTGCACTTGTACGGTTTGTGGTACGATCATTTGGTTCGTATTCGGAATACATTTTTTTAGCATCGAAATatggaacacattgtggatagcggacatctcctgaggtagcgctATTTCATAtgccaccttgccaactctttccAGAACTTGATATGGGActacatagcgcgggcttagttttcccttctttccgaacctcatcactcctttcataggagctactttaagGAATACTGCATCTCCGACATTGAATTCTAAGGGCCTTCGTCTtttatctgcataactcttttgtcgactctgagctatttctattctttggcggatgttctgtatagcacgggtggtgttgtcaatgaattctgtttgaactcccatctccttcttttcaccaccttcgtaccagcatataggggacctacatttccttccgtacagagcctcatagggtgccattccaatagtagcctggtaactattgttgtaggcgaattccgctaaacATAAATATAGGCACtaactccctttgaaatctaaggcgcaagcccgtaacatgtcttctagtacttgatttactctttctgtttgtccgtcggtctgagggtggaaggcagtactgaacaatagcttggtgccaagggctttttgaacacattcccaaaaatgtgaaataaaatgaccatctctgtcagaaataatggtcttaggaatcccatgtaatctgacaATTTCTTTGACTTATAATTGAGCTAATTGCCCAACAGAGTAGGTCATCTTAATTGCTAGAAAGTTGCTAGATTTcatcaatctgtccacgattacccatatggcGTCGTAACCATTCGTCGTCTTGGGTAgtcccgagatgaaatccatagagatatcttcccatttccattctggaattcagattagctgcagtaatcctccaggtctctggtgttctgctttaacctgcTGGTAGGTCAAataggtactgacatactgagccacgtctCTTTTCATATCGGGCCACCAGAACTTCTTtttcagatcttggtacatcttagtggaacccggatgcatcacaAAGGGTGTTGCATGGgcctcttccagtatcttctttcgcaattCTGGATCCCCaagaatacataatcgatccctgagatataatattccactgtccgcGATACAGAATCtgtcattctttccctctaaggtttcttgcttaattctttgaaggctttggtcactagtttgcttctccaatatattgtcgaataatgtCGGTGCTAAGGTCAGGGTCAAGAGTTGCCCGGACATATTTTTGACCCAGTGACACGTAATGTTTCTCGGCTTCCCGATAAATTTGATTATTGGTTCGCCTTCAGTATCAgataaaactttagcatattgaccAAAATTAGGTggctgacctgtgacgaccgtAGAAGCATTGGCCGCATCTTCCTTGGTGATGAAGAAAATTCTAGCATTTGTTGtcactggcggagcttccagtctcccttggcttatctatGGCCCTTCTATCgtagcttgcatcaggtgtagctgtgggggagcacctctgttTTGGACATGCTGCGGGGGAGGTGTCTGAATCTGAGTAGGACAATTccgagccatatgtccttccattccacagttgtagcacctatttgtgcctaTCCGACATTTTCCTAGATGCTTCTTTCCGCAGGTGGTACATTGAGGAAACGTgagttgcttgcttgctggaccactcttggagtcattccattgcttcctcttgccactgtggtttcctttccagctggttcgggcactttgagatttctgtcctcccgactgagtttgattcttgccctcattcatcgccttttgatagtgttccgtgatcagagcactgctgattaattcttcggaggtctgcggtctattaactccgccggccacgttcagggctatctcaggtctgagcatcttcaacataagtctaaccctttctctctctgtgctgaccaactctgggcacaaACGTActaggcggttgaatttcttaacagcttcattgaccgatagatcaccttgccggaactcggtgaactcgtcatagtgtttatttgtgactcgcatatggaagaattcttcgaaaaactCCATCA contains:
- the LOC122022497 gene encoding pentatricopeptide repeat-containing protein At2g29760, chloroplastic-like isoform X1 → MASQLLPSFPSSIAPPMRASNDSNRNCVRVNSNGDDHPVLQLLDDYRRLDTRAIHRIHCRMLRLGLLHHPFSASRLLVGASLSPSPDLAYARRLFDSIPFPNLFSWNTLIRAHAPGPDPRLALLLFARLLSEGPDGPDKFTFPFAIKAAAALSALREGAALHGMVVKSPFFSSDIFILNTLVHFYAACGDSSLALGVFDNIPSRDVVSWNSMITAFALGDRWDDALRLFEEMQRENVRPDDVTMVSVASICGKKCDLELGRRIHAYIQRNDDIEASSILDNALLDMYVKCGSLEDAELLFQSMDTKDSISWTTMLVRHCLRPRALQGGRERAPPLRRQRGHRRVPPRRPWSPTDRRWSGLHQIIKTSQNVRPSLPQLCYQLFQQWILELQASTHDLLNIESQGKSSDLDNQFRNSNCSLG
- the LOC122023137 gene encoding WAT1-related protein At5g07050-like — protein: MRQKRLQLLFQSLILFGFLIPPIVLLALGQGLSALVFVVYRYLIAMLILAPLAYVLERNRRPSFSFGVMLKIFILAMLGITIQQNVYYVGLHLISPTVASALGNVVPAFTFLLAIVLRMEKLNLKTVRGRAKLAGAIFCITGSLIFTFWKGHFVGGLCYFTYDPTSFRKS
- the LOC122022497 gene encoding pentatricopeptide repeat-containing protein At2g29760, chloroplastic-like isoform X2, which produces MVEILYHLLTFESVRSLNSSSSSSMASQLLPSFPSSIAPPMRASNDSNRNCVRVNSNGDDHPVLQLLDDYRRLDTRAIHRIHCRMLRLGLLHHPFSASRLLVGASLSPSPDLAYARRLFDSIPFPNLFSWNTLIRAHAPGPDPRLALLLFARLLSEGPDGPDKFTFPFAIKAAAALSALREGAALHGMVVKSPFFSSDIFILNTLVHFYAACGDSSLALGVFDNIPSRDVVSWNSMITAFALGDRWDDALRLFEEMQRENVRPDDVTMVSVASICGKKCDLELGRRIHAYIQRNDDIEASSILDNALLDMYVKCGSLEDAELLFQSMDTKDSISWTTMLVRHCLRPRALQGGRERAPPLRRQRGHRRVPPRRPWSPTDRRWSGLHQIIKTSQNIGNLGKDVKVDY
- the LOC122022497 gene encoding pentatricopeptide repeat-containing protein At2g29760, chloroplastic-like isoform X3, with translation MVEILYHLLTFESVRSLNSSSSSSMASQLLPSFPSSIAPPMRASNDSNRNCVRVNSNGDDHPVLQLLDDYRRLDTRAIHRIHCRMLRLGLLHHPFSASRLLVGASLSPSPDLAYARRLFDSIPFPNLFSWNTLIRAHAPGPDPRLALLLFARLLSEGPDGPDKFTFPFAIKAAAALSALREGAALHGMVVKSPFFSSDIFILNTLVHFYAACGDSSLALGVFDNIPSRDVVSWNSMITAFALGDRWDDALRLFEEMQRENVRPDDVTMVSVASICGKKCDLELGRRIHAYIQRNDDIEASSILDNALLDMYVKCGSLEDAELLFQSMDTKDSISWTTMLVRHCLRPRALQGGRERAPPLRRQRGHRRVPPRRPWSPTDRR